A part of Prevotella melaninogenica genomic DNA contains:
- the nqrF gene encoding NADH:ubiquinone reductase (Na(+)-transporting) subunit F, which yields MGQFITISIVVFLITILVLVILLLVSKKYLSPSGKVKITINGDKEMTVDQGSSVLSTLNENGVFLPSACGGKGSCGQCKLQVVEGGGEILDSERPHFSRKDVKDHWRLGCQCKVKGDMSLKVPESVMGVKEWECTVISNKNVSSFIKEFKVALPPGEHMDFVPGSYAQISIPAYDCIDYDKDFDKNDIGEEYLGPWKQFNLLSLKGKNPEPTVRAYSMANYPAEGDIITLTVRIATPPFLPRPQVGFQNVPTGIGSTYIFSLKEGDKVMMSGPYGDFHPNFTSGKEMIWIGGGAGMAPLRAQIMHMTKTLHTRDREMHFFYGARSLSEAFFLEDFWELEKEYPNFHFHLSLDRQDPKADEAGVKYYTGFAVNCIRDEYLKDHEAPEDCEYYLCGPPMLIKTVTDYLDSIGVDQDAIMYDNFG from the coding sequence ATGGGACAATTCATAACAATAAGTATTGTGGTATTCCTTATCACCATCCTTGTGTTGGTGATTCTCCTGCTTGTGTCTAAGAAGTATCTCAGCCCAAGCGGAAAGGTAAAGATAACAATTAACGGTGACAAGGAGATGACCGTTGATCAGGGTAGCTCAGTATTGTCTACACTGAACGAGAACGGGGTGTTCCTCCCTTCTGCTTGTGGTGGTAAGGGCAGCTGTGGCCAGTGTAAGCTGCAGGTAGTAGAAGGTGGCGGTGAGATTCTCGACTCTGAGCGTCCTCACTTCAGCCGTAAGGATGTCAAAGACCATTGGCGTTTGGGATGTCAGTGTAAGGTAAAGGGTGATATGTCACTCAAGGTTCCTGAGTCTGTTATGGGCGTTAAGGAGTGGGAGTGTACTGTTATCTCTAACAAGAACGTATCAAGCTTTATCAAAGAGTTCAAGGTTGCCTTACCTCCGGGTGAGCACATGGACTTCGTTCCGGGTTCTTATGCACAGATTTCTATTCCAGCTTACGACTGCATCGACTATGACAAGGATTTCGATAAGAACGATATTGGCGAGGAATACCTCGGACCTTGGAAGCAGTTTAACCTTCTTTCTTTGAAGGGAAAGAACCCAGAGCCAACTGTTCGTGCTTACTCTATGGCGAACTATCCAGCTGAGGGTGATATCATCACACTGACTGTTCGTATTGCAACACCTCCATTCTTGCCACGTCCGCAGGTTGGTTTCCAGAACGTACCAACTGGTATAGGTTCTACTTATATCTTCTCTCTCAAAGAGGGCGATAAGGTGATGATGAGTGGACCTTATGGTGACTTCCATCCAAACTTCACTTCTGGTAAGGAGATGATTTGGATTGGTGGTGGTGCTGGTATGGCTCCTTTGCGTGCACAGATTATGCACATGACGAAGACCCTCCACACTCGCGACCGTGAAATGCACTTCTTCTATGGTGCCCGTTCACTCAGTGAGGCGTTCTTCCTTGAGGATTTCTGGGAGTTGGAGAAGGAATATCCTAACTTCCACTTCCACCTCTCTCTCGACCGTCAAGACCCTAAGGCTGATGAGGCTGGCGTGAAGTATTACACTGGTTTTGCAGTAAACTGCATCCGTGATGAGTATCTAAAGGATCACGAGGCACCAGAGGATTGTGAGTACTACCTCTGTGGACCTCCAATGCTCATCAAGACCGTTACTGATTATCTTGACAGCATCGGTGTTGACCAGGATGCAATTATGTATGATAACTTCGGATAA
- the nqrE gene encoding NADH:ubiquinone reductase (Na(+)-transporting) subunit E, which yields MEHLISLFFRSIFVDNMIFAFFLGMCSYLAVSKSVKTSLGLGVAVTFVLLVTTPVNYLLLTKVLGPDCLAEGVDLTYLSFILFIAVIAGIVQIVEMAVEKFSPSLYGALGIFLPLIAVNCAIMGASLFMQQRIGLDPASTQYIGSVWDALVYGTGSGLGWTLAIVAMGAIREKMEYSDVPKPLQGLGITFITVGLMAMAMMCFSGLKI from the coding sequence ATGGAACATCTTATTAGTTTATTCTTCCGGTCCATCTTTGTGGACAATATGATATTTGCGTTCTTCCTCGGTATGTGTTCATACCTTGCTGTTTCAAAGAGCGTGAAGACGTCATTGGGACTTGGTGTGGCTGTAACATTCGTGTTACTTGTTACTACACCAGTCAACTATCTCTTGCTGACAAAGGTTCTCGGACCTGACTGTCTGGCAGAGGGAGTAGACCTTACCTATCTTAGTTTTATCCTCTTTATTGCTGTCATTGCTGGTATCGTACAGATTGTGGAGATGGCAGTTGAGAAGTTTTCACCTTCACTTTACGGTGCGTTGGGTATCTTCCTTCCACTGATTGCCGTTAACTGTGCAATCATGGGTGCATCACTCTTTATGCAGCAGCGTATTGGTCTTGACCCAGCAAGCACACAGTATATCGGTAGTGTATGGGATGCACTTGTCTATGGTACAGGTTCTGGTCTTGGCTGGACATTGGCTATCGTGGCAATGGGTGCTATTCGTGAGAAGATGGAATATTCTGATGTACCAAAGCCTTTGCAGGGTCTTGGCATCACATTTATTACAGTAGGACTGATGGCAATGGCAATGATGTGCTTCTCAGGTCTTAAAATCTAA
- a CDS encoding NADH:ubiquinone reductase (Na(+)-transporting) subunit D, with protein sequence MDLFSKQNREVFSNPLNLDNPILVQVLGICSALAVTSQLKPAIVMGLAVTIITAFSNVIISLIRNTIPNRIRIIVQLVVVAALVTVVSQVLKAVAYDVSVELSVYVGLIITNCILMGRLEAFAMTNKPWPSFLDGIGNGLGYALILVIVGAVREFFGRGSLLGFKIIPQSFYDAGYMDNGMMSMPAMALILLGCVIWIHRAYFYKEDKK encoded by the coding sequence ATGGATTTATTCTCAAAACAAAATAGAGAGGTGTTCAGTAATCCACTGAACCTGGACAACCCAATTTTGGTTCAGGTCCTTGGTATCTGTTCTGCCCTTGCCGTAACTTCACAGCTGAAGCCGGCGATTGTTATGGGACTTGCCGTTACTATTATTACGGCATTCTCTAATGTTATTATCTCACTTATCCGCAACACCATTCCTAACCGTATTCGTATTATCGTGCAGTTGGTCGTTGTGGCAGCTTTGGTAACTGTTGTTAGTCAGGTGCTTAAGGCCGTAGCTTACGATGTGAGTGTAGAGCTTTCTGTCTATGTCGGACTGATTATTACCAATTGTATCCTTATGGGACGTCTTGAGGCTTTCGCTATGACCAACAAGCCTTGGCCAAGTTTCCTTGATGGTATTGGTAACGGACTCGGTTATGCGCTGATTCTTGTTATCGTAGGTGCTGTTCGTGAATTCTTCGGTCGTGGCTCATTGCTTGGCTTTAAGATTATCCCACAGAGCTTCTATGATGCTGGTTATATGGATAACGGAATGATGTCAATGCCAGCAATGGCACTCATCCTCCTTGGTTGTGTTATTTGGATTCATCGTGCATATTTCTATAAAGAAGACAAGAAGTAA
- the nqrC gene encoding NADH:ubiquinone reductase (Na(+)-transporting) subunit C, whose translation MKTNSNSYTIIYSAILVLIVAFLLAFVFKALKPMQDANVQLDQQKQILFALNQNRDMSNEEALKLWKKIIVADDIINADGKVVEAGKQGGVDAGFKLNSKDAKEGKLALFRCKVDGQDKYVIPVYGNGLWGPINGFIAINGDKRTVFGAYFNHESETAGLGAEIKDNKAWQDLFKGKHLFSGNDTQNIALAVEKKIKDPSTQVDAVTGATLTSNGVTEMLQTKKGGLQPYVKFLNSK comes from the coding sequence ATGAAAACAAATAGTAATTCTTATACAATTATCTATTCTGCCATCCTCGTGCTGATAGTAGCCTTTTTGCTTGCATTCGTGTTCAAAGCATTGAAGCCAATGCAGGATGCTAATGTACAGCTTGATCAGCAGAAGCAGATTCTCTTTGCGCTCAATCAGAATCGTGATATGAGCAATGAGGAGGCACTTAAACTTTGGAAGAAGATTATCGTGGCAGATGATATCATCAATGCTGACGGTAAGGTTGTTGAGGCTGGAAAGCAAGGTGGTGTTGATGCTGGCTTTAAGTTGAATAGTAAGGATGCCAAGGAAGGCAAACTCGCATTGTTCCGTTGCAAGGTAGATGGTCAGGATAAGTATGTTATCCCTGTTTATGGTAACGGTCTTTGGGGTCCTATCAACGGTTTCATCGCTATCAATGGTGATAAGCGAACGGTCTTCGGTGCTTACTTCAACCACGAGAGTGAGACAGCTGGTCTCGGTGCTGAAATCAAAGACAACAAGGCATGGCAGGATTTGTTCAAGGGTAAGCATCTCTTTAGTGGAAACGATACTCAGAATATAGCACTTGCTGTTGAAAAGAAGATCAAAGACCCATCTACGCAGGTAGATGCCGTAACAGGTGCTACGCTTACCAGTAATGGTGTGACAGAGATGCTTCAGACAAAGAAGGGTGGACTTCAACCTTACGTTAAATTTCTGAACAGCAAATAA
- a CDS encoding NADH:ubiquinone reductase (Na(+)-transporting) subunit B produces the protein MSLRNYLDKIRPNFEKGGKLHAFKSVYDGFETFLYVPNETSKSGTSIHDAIDSKRIMSIVVLAVVPAMLFGMYNIGYQNALAAGKLADATCWGMFLYGLLALLPNILVSYIVGLGIEFAWAQMKGEEIQEGYLVSGILIPLIIPVTTPLWILVLAVAFAVIFTKEIFGGTGMNLFNVALAARAFLFFSYPSKMTGDSIWVAHNSICGLGYNLPDGFTMATPLGEIAQGTTVNTSVCDMIVGLIPGSVGETSVIAIAIGAVILLWTNIASWKTMLSVFLGGTVMGLIFHSTGATPIQWYEHLVLGGFCFGAVFMATDPVTSARTETGKWVYGFFIGAMAIIIRVMNPGYPEGMMLAILFGNMFAPLIDYCVVQSNISKRAKRAK, from the coding sequence ATGAGTTTAAGAAATTATCTCGATAAGATACGCCCGAACTTTGAAAAGGGCGGAAAGCTTCACGCTTTCAAGAGTGTCTACGATGGTTTCGAGACGTTCCTTTATGTTCCTAATGAGACATCAAAGAGCGGAACTTCTATCCACGACGCAATTGATTCGAAGCGAATTATGAGTATAGTCGTACTGGCAGTAGTACCTGCTATGCTCTTCGGTATGTATAATATCGGTTATCAGAATGCCTTAGCAGCTGGCAAGTTGGCTGATGCTACTTGCTGGGGTATGTTCCTTTATGGTCTGCTTGCGCTGTTGCCAAATATCCTCGTGTCCTACATTGTCGGCTTAGGCATTGAGTTTGCTTGGGCACAGATGAAGGGTGAGGAGATACAGGAAGGTTACCTTGTATCAGGTATTCTGATTCCATTGATTATCCCTGTGACCACACCACTTTGGATACTCGTGCTTGCAGTAGCCTTTGCGGTAATCTTTACGAAGGAAATCTTCGGTGGAACAGGTATGAACCTCTTTAACGTTGCTTTGGCTGCACGTGCCTTCCTCTTCTTCTCTTATCCAAGTAAGATGACAGGTGATAGCATCTGGGTAGCACATAATTCAATCTGCGGTCTTGGCTATAACCTGCCTGACGGTTTCACAATGGCAACCCCATTGGGCGAGATAGCGCAGGGAACAACAGTGAATACTTCTGTATGCGATATGATAGTTGGTCTTATCCCAGGCTCTGTTGGTGAGACATCAGTTATCGCTATCGCTATCGGTGCTGTTATCCTTCTTTGGACGAACATCGCCAGCTGGAAGACAATGTTGAGCGTATTCCTCGGTGGTACCGTGATGGGACTTATCTTCCATTCAACGGGTGCAACACCAATTCAGTGGTATGAACACCTCGTCTTAGGTGGTTTCTGCTTCGGTGCAGTCTTCATGGCAACCGACCCAGTGACATCAGCACGTACAGAGACAGGTAAGTGGGTATATGGTTTCTTTATTGGTGCGATGGCAATTATTATCCGTGTGATGAACCCAGGTTATCCAGAGGGTATGATGCTCGCCATCCTCTTTGGTAATATGTTTGCTCCACTCATTGACTACTGTGTAGTTCAGTCAAACATCAGCAAGCGCGCAAAGCGTGCTAAATAA